A window of Aliarcobacter trophiarum LMG 25534 contains these coding sequences:
- a CDS encoding F0F1 ATP synthase subunit B encodes MKRVLLLLAMAMVPVALFASEGAETNYDIVQRTVNFIIFAAILWYLLADKIKAFFANRTLGIQSELDKVQESLKASKDRVSEAQKKLDDAKKISAEIIESAKSDIENIKQKVSTSIDTDIANLSKNLDEMIKVEISKAKKQVVAEILDELLNSENIKLSQDELVNIVLKRVA; translated from the coding sequence ATGAAAAGAGTACTATTACTATTAGCTATGGCTATGGTTCCAGTTGCATTATTTGCAAGTGAAGGTGCGGAAACGAACTATGATATAGTTCAAAGAACCGTTAATTTTATTATATTTGCTGCAATTTTATGGTATTTACTTGCTGATAAAATCAAAGCATTTTTTGCTAATAGAACTTTGGGAATTCAATCTGAACTAGATAAGGTTCAAGAGAGTCTAAAAGCTTCTAAAGATAGAGTTTCTGAAGCTCAAAAAAAATTAGATGATGCAAAAAAGATTTCTGCTGAAATTATTGAAAGTGCAAAATCTGATATAGAAAATATTAAACAAAAAGTTTCAACATCTATTGATACTGATATCGCAAATTTAAGTAAAAATTTAGATGAAATGATAAAAGTTGAAATTTCTAAAGCTAAAAAGCAAGTTGTTGCTGAGATACTTGATGAGCTATTAAATTCAGAAAATATTAAACTATCTCAAGATGAGTTAGTAAATATTGTTCTTAAAAGGGTGGCTTAA
- a CDS encoding F0F1 ATP synthase subunit B family protein has product MLDISPVLLLSSGIIFLLVVARLNSCLFKPILQHMDERSAQIKKDLEDSKSNSADVDGFLAEANELISKAKREAAAIREQAYKEAKDSADVKLASAKLNLEAKSAEFAKSLQEETKALKSSLLSSMPQFNESLKSKLSSI; this is encoded by the coding sequence ATGTTAGACATAAGTCCTGTACTATTGCTTAGTTCTGGTATCATCTTTCTTTTAGTGGTTGCTAGACTAAACAGTTGTCTTTTTAAGCCTATACTTCAACATATGGATGAAAGATCTGCTCAAATCAAAAAAGATTTAGAAGATTCAAAATCAAATAGTGCTGATGTAGATGGTTTTTTAGCGGAAGCAAATGAGTTGATTTCAAAAGCTAAAAGAGAGGCAGCTGCTATTAGAGAGCAAGCTTATAAGGAAGCAAAAGATAGTGCTGATGTTAAACTTGCAAGTGCTAAATTAAATTTAGAAGCAAAATCTGCTGAATTTGCTAAGAGTTTACAAGAAGAGACAAAAGCATTAAAATCCTCTTTACTGTCATCAATGCCACAATTTAACGAAAGCTTAAAATCTAAGCTTAGTTCAATATAG
- the atpA gene encoding F0F1 ATP synthase subunit alpha produces the protein MGAKIQADEISSIIKERIDNFELNVDVNETGKIISYADGIAQVYGLKNVMAGEMVEFENGEKGMAANLEESSVGIVVLGKGTGLREGTSCKRLGELLEVPVGEALVGRVVNALGEPIDGKGAIASTEKRYVEEKAPGIMSRKSVHEPLQTGIKAIDALVPIGRGQRELIIGDRQTGKTTVAIDTILNQKGENVICIYVAIGQKSSSVASVVRTLEEAGAMDYTIVVNASAADSATLQFLAPYTGVTIGEFFRDNGKHALIIYDDLSKHAVAYREMSLILRRPPGREAYPGDVFYLHSRLLERAAKMSDEKGAGSMTALPIIETQAGDVAAYIPTNVISITDGQIFLETNLFNSGIRPAINVGLSVSRVGGAAQIKATKQVAGTLKLSLAQYRELEAFAQFASDLDEATRRELELGQRMVEVLKQGVNKPLVIEKQVVIIYAGTKGYLNDVAVKDVVRFENELHSFIEQKYSNILDAIKSSQKIDDNTETQLKAALEEFKTVFNAN, from the coding sequence ATGGGTGCAAAAATTCAAGCAGATGAAATCAGTTCGATTATTAAAGAGAGAATTGATAACTTTGAATTAAATGTAGATGTAAACGAAACTGGTAAGATTATATCTTATGCAGATGGTATTGCACAGGTTTACGGTCTTAAAAATGTTATGGCTGGTGAGATGGTTGAGTTTGAGAATGGCGAAAAAGGTATGGCTGCAAACTTAGAAGAGTCTTCAGTTGGTATCGTTGTTCTTGGAAAAGGTACAGGTCTTAGAGAAGGTACTTCTTGTAAAAGACTAGGTGAGCTTCTTGAAGTTCCTGTAGGTGAAGCATTAGTTGGAAGAGTTGTAAATGCTCTTGGTGAACCAATTGATGGTAAAGGTGCAATTGCTTCTACAGAAAAAAGATATGTTGAAGAGAAAGCTCCTGGAATTATGTCTAGAAAATCTGTTCATGAACCACTACAAACTGGTATTAAAGCTATTGATGCATTAGTTCCAATTGGAAGAGGGCAAAGAGAGCTTATTATTGGTGATAGACAAACTGGTAAAACTACAGTTGCTATTGATACAATTTTAAACCAAAAAGGTGAGAATGTAATTTGTATTTATGTTGCAATTGGTCAAAAATCATCTTCAGTTGCTTCAGTTGTAAGAACACTTGAAGAAGCAGGAGCTATGGATTATACAATTGTTGTAAATGCATCAGCAGCTGATTCAGCAACATTACAATTTTTAGCACCATATACAGGTGTTACAATTGGTGAGTTCTTTAGAGATAATGGAAAACATGCTCTTATTATTTATGATGATTTATCAAAACATGCAGTTGCATATAGAGAGATGTCATTAATTTTAAGAAGACCTCCAGGAAGAGAAGCATACCCAGGAGACGTATTTTATCTACACTCAAGATTACTTGAAAGAGCTGCTAAAATGAGTGATGAAAAAGGTGCTGGATCAATGACTGCACTACCTATTATTGAAACTCAAGCTGGAGACGTTGCTGCATATATTCCAACAAACGTAATTTCAATTACAGATGGACAAATATTCCTAGAAACAAACCTATTTAACTCAGGAATTAGACCTGCTATTAATGTTGGTTTATCAGTTTCAAGGGTTGGTGGAGCTGCTCAAATTAAAGCTACAAAACAAGTTGCTGGTACATTAAAACTTTCTCTTGCTCAATATAGAGAGCTTGAAGCCTTTGCACAGTTTGCATCAGATTTAGATGAAGCAACAAGAAGAGAGTTAGAGCTTGGGCAAAGAATGGTTGAAGTATTAAAACAAGGTGTTAACAAACCACTAGTTATTGAAAAACAAGTTGTAATTATTTATGCTGGTACTAAAGGGTACTTAAATGATGTTGCTGTTAAAGATGTTGTTAGATTTGAAAATGAGTTACATTCATTTATTGAGCAAAAATATTCAAATATTTTAGATGCAATTAAGTCAAGTCAAAAAATTGATGATAAT
- a CDS encoding F0F1 ATP synthase subunit delta → MKDLIAKRYVKALVDGRDLSSVTLISEKLSEVSKAFSSDKFNSILASSDINEVEKTKFVLSIIDNADKSLENFINLLGEKRRLDIIPQVAFELKTQIAKMNSSYVGTVYTNKELSKNYISSIEEQFSKKFNVKLSLSQNVCDYDGIKVDIDGLGVEISFSKDRLKTQLINHILKAV, encoded by the coding sequence ATGAAAGATTTAATAGCAAAAAGATATGTAAAAGCTTTGGTTGATGGAAGAGATTTGAGTAGTGTAACTTTGATTTCTGAGAAATTAAGTGAAGTTTCAAAAGCTTTTTCAAGTGATAAATTTAACTCTATTTTGGCATCTTCTGATATAAATGAAGTTGAAAAAACAAAGTTTGTTTTATCTATTATAGATAATGCAGATAAAAGTTTAGAAAACTTTATAAATTTACTTGGTGAAAAAAGAAGATTAGATATTATCCCTCAAGTAGCTTTTGAGTTAAAAACTCAAATTGCAAAGATGAATAGTAGTTATGTTGGAACAGTTTATACAAATAAAGAGTTATCAAAAAACTATATATCTTCGATAGAAGAACAATTTAGTAAAAAATTTAATGTAAAACTTTCATTGTCACAAAATGTGTGCGATTATGATGGTATTAAAGTTGATATAGATGGACTAGGTGTTGAAATATCTTTTTCTAAAGATAGATTAAAAACTCAGTTAATTAATCATATTTTAAAAGCAGTTTAG